Proteins co-encoded in one Setaria viridis chromosome 9, Setaria_viridis_v4.0, whole genome shotgun sequence genomic window:
- the LOC117836011 gene encoding uncharacterized protein, with translation MSRLSQRRASDRLGERVEFRFSNLRAVQVPVVSDRLLISIISVDTGKTIARSSKAAARNGICQWPDSILESLWFSQDEASKEFEDCQCRIAVSMGSTKSGILGEVSLNLTNYLGSVDPTAISLPLKKCNSGTVLQLKIQCLGMKSKSSPTDDVMDSKADDSNSMISRNAHFSSRNPLGVVHQDEVGIRDASFTSSPRDDSDGGLYIGRQDTASSFIDNISVDHGDLVFRSNDSSFSSETPGQNMLQENTAESSLSGLAHLSSGASGSSKDLLDTAEETIEELLAEAQMWEAHSRQLKNDLETLQKECDEKSEKQSELLLELSASQAEQESLRQEIEELKLSLEVATARQTVAGLAKSGDAIDVQHELKDEVQFLRESNENLTIQLKKTQDANIELVSILQELEETVEAQRAEISSISQMSNVIDPELPINALSVQEDAEWARKLSLKEDEIVELKEKLDRLLNIENAGGAGSDAIYLELEKENDYLKVKMEELENDCSELTEENLELIHKLKEVSGVEGQDSCISDIQEMLNAGDLSGTSKSRVKYLQRKCADLELRMLNFQSESRELEEKFQKSQEELKERTLELSELRENLSNSCATELEESESELNLLKGRVQLKEREIEGLQHSKLEMETFIDNVLQRKIHELENDKVELELHISRLEDEKIELSESISGMEAELTNLTSEYESCIVQMDDSRTLIIDLKDKVQWQQAELEAQKVELKQKHLAFQKRFSEVQEDSETLKRLNAKLQAKVDNLVEECSSLQALTADLKKQKLELHSCATQLEQELEHSKRKTTDFCKTVEFLEAKLSSIQKDISSKEQSFLLELENVFQEHKEHEERINRAHSLLNKIEKEKIIEVENLEREIMSLTAQLSSTHEERESSTLDTIREASILRADKAKLEANLNDVNEQLRHHESQLEDIRKESKSKIKSLLDSLNTSKQNEEMLKTDAEDMRRLMEAAKSNEENLRTTSNELELKFKSSDYEKHQIMEENSGLKIQVQKIAGLQDELLKLQSSLDESKFEKGKLEELLRLLSEECDGLKVQKAMLTDKVAHMQDTSNNIGDEKQSKTAIQAKHESSIKQGNNDLATDSGGSSPVNEEPDLQTKIKSLESRLAEVLEENSMYRTQLKSPMPEGQSGSKDGEENNDDKIAQLESELKDMQDRLLNVSMQYAEVEAQREELVMELKNANAKKGRWF, from the exons ATGTCGCGGCTGAGCCAGCGCCGCGCCTCGGACCGGCTCGGCGAGCGGGTGGAGTTCAGGTTCTCCAACCTCCGCGCCGTCCAG gtGCCAGTAGTATCTGACAGGCTGTTAATATCTATCATCTCAGTGGACACAGGAAAAACAATTGCCAGGTCCAGTAAAGCTGCCGCTCGAAATGGAATCTGTCAATGGCCTGACTCCATCCTGGAATCACTTTGGTTTTCTCAAGATGAAGCATCAAAAGAATTTGAGGATTGTCAGTGCAGGATTGCTGTTTCCATG GGATCAACAAAATCTGGTATTCTCGGGGAAGTTTCCCTGAACCTGACTAACTATCTGGGCTCAGTAGACCCAACTGCAATCTCGTTGCCATTGAAGAAATGCAATTCTGGAACAGTTTTACAG CTTAAGATTCAATGTCTTGGCATGAAGTCTAAATCAAG TCCAACTGATGATGTTATGGACAGCAAAGCTGATGATTCTAATAGCATGATCTCCAGGAATGCTCATTTTTCGTCAAGAAATCCTTTAGGTGTTGTTCATCAAGACGAAGTAGGAATTAGG GACGCAAGCTTCACATCATCCCCTAGGGATGATTCCGATGGGGGATTGTACATAGGGAGGCAAGATACTGCTAGTTCTTTTATCGACAATATTAGTGTGGATCATGGTGATCTGGTTTTTAGATCTAATGATTCATCTTTCAGTTCTGAAACTCCAGGTCAAAACATGCTGCAGGAGAATACTGCTGAGTCATCCTTAAGTGGTCTTGCTCATTTATCGTCAGGGGCATCTGGTTCATCCAAAGATCTTCTTGACACTGCTGAAGAAACAATTGAGGAACTCCTTGCTGAGGCACAAATGTGGGAGGCTCATTCTCGCCAGTTGAAAAACGACCTAGAGACATTGCAGAAGGAATGTGATGAAAAATCTGAGAAACAGTCTGAGCTACTCCTGGAACTTTCTGCTTCACAGGCGGAACAGGAGTCGTTAAGACAGGAAATTGAAGAATTGAAATTGTCTCTTGAAGTAGCTACAGCACGACAAACTGTTGCAGGACTTGCCAAGTCTGGTGATGCAATAGATGTCCAGCATGAACTAAAAGATGAGGTGCAGTTTCTGCGAGAATCAAATGAAAACTTAACAATACAACTGAAGAAGACTCAAGATGCAAATATAGAGCTTGTTTCTATTCTTCAAGAACTGGAAGAAACAGTAGAAGCACAGAGAGCAGAAATCTCCTCTATTTCTCAAATGAGCAATGTGATTGATCCTGAGTTACCCATAAATGCATTATCAGTTCAAGAAGATGCAGAGTGGGCAAGGAAGCTGTCACTGAAAGAAGATGAAATTGTAGAATTGAAGGAGAAATTGGATCGTTTACTCAATATAGAAAATGCAGGTGGCGCTGGTTCTGATGCTATATATCTTGAACTGGAAAAGGAAAATGACTATCTGAAGGTCAAAATGGAAGAGCTTGAGAATGATTGTTCTGAATTAACAGAGGAAAATCTGGAACTTATACACAAGTTGAAAGAAGTGAGTGGGGTAGAAGGACAGGATTCCTGCATCTCTGATATTCAGGAAATGTTAAATGCTGGGGATCTTTCTGGGACATCAAAATCTAGAGTAAAATACCTACAAAGAAAATGTGCTGACCTTGAACTGAGGATGCTGAATTTTCAATCGGAGTCCAGAGAACTAGAAGAGAAGTTCCAAAAAAGCCAAGAGGAGCTAAAAGAGAGAACTCTTGAATTATCTGAACTAAGAGAGAACCTTAGCAATTCCTGTGCtacagaactggaggaatctgaATCTGAGTTGAATTTGCTGAAGGGTAGAGTTCAGCTCAAAGAAAGAGAGATTGAAGGCTTGCAGCATTCTAAACTAGAAATGGAAACCTTTATAGATAATGTTCTTCAACGGAAGATACATGAGCTTGAAAACGACAAAGTGGAACTAGAATTGCATATATCAAGGCTGGAAGATGAAAAAATAGAATTGTCAGAGTCCATTTCTGGAATGGAGGCTGAGTTGACTAATCTGACAAGTGAGTACGAGTCATGTATAGTGCAAATGGATGATTCTAGAACACTTATCATAGATCTCAAGGATAAAGTACAATGGCAGCAAGCAGAGTTGGAAGCTCAAAAGGTAGAACTGAAGCAAAAACATCTGGCATTTCAGAAAAGATTTTCAGAAGTACAGGAGGATTCAGAGACTCTAAAAAGATTGAATGCTAAATTACAAGCTAAAGTTGACAATCTTGTTGAGGAGTGCAGTTCTCTTCAAGCATTGACAGCTGATCTAAAGAAGCAAAAGTTGGAATTGCATAGCTGTGCTACACAACTAGAGCAGGAACTGGAGCACTCGAAAAGGAAGACCACAGATTTTTGCAAAACCGTGGAGTTCCTAGAGGCAAAGCTTTCTTCAATTCAGAAAGATATATCTTCAAAAGAGCAATCTTTTCTCCTGGAACTGGAGAATGTATTTCAGGAGCACAAGGAGCATGAAGAACGGATAAACCGTGCACATTCCCTTTTAAATAAGattgagaaagaaaaaataatcgAGGTAGAGAATCTTGAGAGGGAGATCATGAGCCTTACTGCACAGTTGTCTTCAACACACGAGGAGCGGGAAAGTTCCACTTTGGATACTATTCGTGAGGCCTCCATCCTTCGAGCAGACAAGGCAAAACTTGAGGCTAATCTTAATGATGTCAATGAACAGTTGAGACATCACGAATCTCAGTTGGAAGATATACGTAAGGAGTCTAAAAGCAAGATTAAATCCCTCCTTGATTCACTCAATACATCAAAACAGAATGAAGAAATGCTGAAAACAGATGCTGAGGATATGAGAAGGTTGATGGAAGCTGCTAAATCCAATGAAGAAAATTTAAGAACAACTTCAAATGAACTAGAACTGAAGTTTAAATCTAGTGATTATGAGAAACATCaaataatggaagaaaattCTGGACTAAAAATTCAAGTCCAGAAAATAGCAGGCCTCCAGGATGAACTTTTGAAACTGCAAAGTTCCCTTGATGAGTCTAAGTTTGAAAAGGGAAAACTCGAAGAGCTACTTAGGTTGTTGTCTGAAGAATGTGATGGACTAAAGGTACAAAAGGCCATGTTAACGGACAAAGTTGCACACATGCAGGATACTTCCAACAACATCGGTGACGAAAAGCAAAGTAAAACAGCCATTCAAGCAAAGCATGAGAGCAGCATAAAACAG GGGAACAATGATCTAGCTACTGACAGCGGAGGTTCTTCTCCAGTTAATGAGGAACCAGACCTGCAAACAAAGATCAAATCACTGGAAAGTAGACTTGCCGAGGTTCTGGAGGAAAATAGCATGTATAGGACACAGCTGAAGAG